Proteins encoded in a region of the Massilia sp. UMI-21 genome:
- the hisF gene encoding imidazole glycerol phosphate synthase subunit HisF, with amino-acid sequence MLAKRIIPCLDVTGGRVVKGVNFTELRDAGDPVEIARRYDGQGADEITFLDITASSDGRDLILPIIEAVASTVFIPLTVGGGVRKVEDVRRLLNAGADKVSMNTSAVTNPQLVFDAAQKHGSQCIVVAIDAKQVAPGKWEVFTHGGRNPTGLDAVAWAQEMERLGAGELLLTSMDRDGTKSGFDLGLTRAVSDAVGISVVASGGVGGLQDLADGILEGHADAVLAASIFHYGQHTVGEAKRFMLERGIPMRLE; translated from the coding sequence ATGCTCGCAAAACGCATCATCCCCTGCCTCGACGTCACCGGCGGCCGCGTGGTCAAGGGCGTCAATTTCACCGAGCTGCGCGATGCCGGCGACCCGGTCGAGATCGCGCGCCGCTATGACGGACAGGGCGCCGACGAGATCACCTTCCTCGACATCACCGCCTCGAGCGACGGCCGCGACCTGATCCTGCCGATCATCGAAGCGGTGGCCTCGACCGTGTTCATCCCGCTCACCGTCGGCGGCGGCGTACGCAAGGTCGAAGACGTGCGGCGCCTGCTCAATGCCGGCGCCGACAAGGTGTCGATGAATACCTCGGCCGTGACCAACCCGCAGCTGGTGTTCGACGCCGCGCAGAAGCACGGCTCGCAGTGCATCGTGGTGGCGATCGACGCCAAGCAGGTCGCACCCGGCAAGTGGGAAGTGTTCACCCACGGCGGCCGCAACCCGACCGGCCTCGACGCCGTCGCCTGGGCGCAGGAGATGGAACGCCTGGGCGCGGGCGAACTGCTGCTGACCTCGATGGACCGCGACGGCACCAAGTCCGGTTTCGACCTGGGCCTGACCCGCGCCGTGTCCGATGCCGTTGGCATCTCGGTGGTCGCCTCGGGCGGCGTCGGCGGCCTGCAAGACCTGGCCGACGGCATCCTGGAAGGCCACGCCGACGCGGTGCTGGCGGCCAGCATCTTCCACTACGGGCAGCACACGGTCGGCGAAGCCAAGCGCTTCATGCTCGAGCGCGGCATCCCGATGCGCCTGGAGTGA
- the hisI gene encoding phosphoribosyl-AMP cyclohydrolase encodes MNMTNKWLNKVRWDEHGLVPVIAQEAATGEILMFAWMNRDALARTVELGEAVYWSRSRKKLWHKGEESGHTQKVLEMRLDCDEDVVLLKIEQKGGIACHTGRHSCFFQQFDGEDWQAVEPVLQDPDTIYTNKKHP; translated from the coding sequence GTGAACATGACGAACAAGTGGCTCAATAAAGTCCGCTGGGACGAGCACGGCCTGGTGCCGGTGATCGCCCAGGAAGCGGCCACCGGCGAGATCCTGATGTTCGCCTGGATGAACCGCGACGCGCTCGCCAGGACGGTGGAGCTGGGCGAAGCCGTCTACTGGAGCCGCTCGCGCAAGAAGCTGTGGCACAAGGGCGAAGAGTCCGGCCACACCCAGAAAGTGCTGGAGATGCGCCTCGACTGCGACGAGGACGTCGTGCTGCTCAAGATCGAGCAGAAGGGCGGCATTGCCTGCCATACCGGGCGCCACTCCTGCTTCTTCCAGCAATTCGACGGCGAGGACTGGCAGGCGGTCGAACCCGTGCTGCAAGACCCCGATACCATCTACACCAACAAGAAACACCCATGA
- a CDS encoding peptidoglycan-binding protein translates to MKSTLPLLVLASLSLAGCATSPTIGASGARTVATGAAAGATSSGANDKLERCDKSLGTLAIVEEANQPWLNQFTAEYRMQSTVPLLRMIIQQSNCFVIVERGQALRSMQGERALMASGELRRTSNFGKGMMAAADYTMTPSITFSQKGTGGLGGLVGGRAGVVASLIGASMKSNEASTMLLLIDNRSGVQLAAAEGSAQNWDFGMLAGFFHGGLAGAHGFSNSPQGKVLAASFMDSYNQMVKAVRGYQAQSVEGGLGNGGVLRSN, encoded by the coding sequence ATGAAATCGACCCTGCCCTTGCTGGTCCTCGCTTCCCTGTCTCTTGCGGGTTGCGCCACCTCTCCCACCATCGGCGCGTCCGGCGCCAGGACGGTCGCCACCGGCGCCGCCGCCGGCGCGACGTCGAGCGGCGCCAACGACAAGCTCGAGCGCTGCGACAAGAGCCTGGGCACGCTGGCCATCGTCGAGGAAGCGAACCAGCCCTGGCTGAACCAGTTCACCGCCGAATACCGCATGCAGAGCACGGTGCCGCTGCTGCGCATGATCATCCAGCAGTCGAACTGCTTCGTCATCGTCGAGCGCGGCCAGGCCTTGCGCAGCATGCAGGGCGAACGGGCCCTGATGGCCTCCGGCGAACTGCGCAGGACCAGCAATTTCGGCAAGGGCATGATGGCGGCCGCCGATTACACCATGACGCCTTCGATCACCTTCAGCCAGAAGGGTACCGGCGGCCTGGGTGGGCTGGTCGGTGGCAGGGCGGGAGTGGTGGCCTCCCTGATCGGCGCGTCGATGAAATCGAACGAGGCCTCGACCATGCTGCTCTTGATCGACAACCGCTCGGGCGTGCAGCTGGCGGCGGCCGAGGGCAGCGCGCAGAACTGGGATTTCGGCATGCTGGCCGGCTTTTTCCATGGCGGGCTGGCCGGTGCGCACGGCTTCAGCAACTCGCCACAGGGCAAGGTGCTGGCCGCTTCCTTCATGGATTCGTACAACCAGATGGTGAAGGCGGTGCGCGGCTACCAGGCCCAGTCGGTGGAGGGGGGACTGGGCAATGGCGGCGTCTTGAGATCGAACTGA
- the hisB gene encoding imidazoleglycerol-phosphate dehydratase HisB, whose protein sequence is MTRTADITRNTNETQIRVAINLDGTGRQKLNTGVPFLDHMLDQIARHGMIDLEVEAVGDLHIDAHHTVEDTGITLGMAVAKAVGDKKGMVRYGHSYVPLDEALSRVVIDFSGRPGLEMHIPWTRAMIGTFDVDLTGEFFRGFVNHAGVTLHIDNLRGVNAHHQCETVFKAFGRALRMATTLDERAAGIIPSTKGSL, encoded by the coding sequence ATGACCCGTACCGCCGACATCACGCGCAACACCAACGAGACGCAGATCCGCGTCGCGATCAACCTCGACGGCACCGGCCGCCAGAAGCTCAACACCGGCGTCCCCTTCCTCGACCACATGCTCGACCAGATCGCGCGCCACGGCATGATCGACCTCGAAGTCGAGGCCGTCGGCGACCTGCACATCGACGCCCACCATACCGTCGAGGATACCGGCATCACGCTCGGCATGGCGGTGGCCAAGGCCGTCGGCGACAAGAAGGGCATGGTGCGCTACGGCCACTCCTACGTGCCGCTGGACGAGGCGCTGTCGCGCGTGGTGATCGACTTCTCGGGCCGTCCGGGCCTGGAAATGCACATTCCCTGGACGCGCGCCATGATCGGCACCTTCGATGTCGACCTGACCGGCGAATTCTTCCGCGGCTTCGTGAACCACGCCGGCGTGACCCTGCACATCGATAACCTGCGCGGCGTCAACGCCCACCACCAGTGCGAAACCGTGTTCAAGGCTTTTGGGCGCGCGCTGCGCATGGCGACCACGCTCGACGAGCGCGCCGCCGGCATCATCCCTTCGACCAAAGGCAGCCTGTAG
- the hisH gene encoding imidazole glycerol phosphate synthase subunit HisH, translating into MTNKIVVVDGLGNLRSVAQALRAAAPEADILVSSDPADIDAADRIVLPGQGAMRDCMRSLRESSLEEALLRAVRTRPVMGVCVGEQMLFDASEENEGTPGLGLLPGKVVRFQLDGKLQADGSRFKVPQMGWNRVRQTRAHPLWEGVEDNSYFYFVHSYYAVPEQAQDTIGEADYGGHYTCAVARDNLVATQFHPEKSAAAGLRLYRNFIHWKP; encoded by the coding sequence ATGACGAACAAGATTGTGGTGGTCGACGGCCTGGGTAACCTGCGCTCGGTGGCGCAGGCGCTGCGCGCGGCGGCGCCCGAGGCCGACATCCTGGTGTCGAGCGATCCGGCCGACATCGATGCCGCCGACCGCATCGTGCTGCCGGGCCAGGGCGCGATGCGCGACTGCATGCGCAGCCTGCGCGAATCCAGCCTCGAGGAAGCCCTGCTGCGCGCCGTCAGGACGCGTCCGGTGATGGGCGTGTGCGTCGGCGAGCAGATGCTGTTCGATGCCAGCGAAGAGAACGAAGGCACGCCGGGCCTGGGCCTGTTGCCGGGCAAGGTGGTGCGCTTCCAGCTGGACGGAAAATTGCAGGCCGACGGCTCGCGCTTCAAGGTCCCGCAGATGGGCTGGAACCGCGTGCGCCAGACCCGCGCCCACCCGCTGTGGGAAGGCGTCGAGGACAACAGTTATTTCTACTTCGTGCACAGCTACTACGCCGTGCCCGAGCAAGCGCAGGACACCATCGGCGAAGCCGACTACGGCGGGCACTACACCTGCGCCGTCGCCCGCGACAACCTGGTCGCCACCCAGTTCCACCCCGAGAAGAGCGCAGCCGCCGGCTTGCGCCTGTACCGCAATTTCATTCACTGGAAACCGTGA
- a CDS encoding histidine triad nucleotide-binding protein, with protein MDNCIFCKIVAKQIPANIVYEDEEVLAFKDINPAAPVHLLVIPKQHVDTLSDCGMEHAAVLGKMLALAPKLAEEHGVAAKPDGNGGRSGGFKTLINTGPDGGQEVYHLHLHMYGGKRPWRGLGT; from the coding sequence ATGGACAACTGCATTTTTTGCAAGATCGTCGCCAAGCAAATTCCGGCCAACATCGTCTATGAGGACGAGGAGGTGCTGGCGTTCAAGGACATCAACCCGGCCGCCCCGGTGCACCTGCTGGTGATTCCGAAGCAGCACGTGGACACCCTGTCCGACTGCGGCATGGAACATGCGGCGGTGCTGGGCAAGATGCTGGCGCTGGCGCCCAAGCTTGCAGAAGAGCACGGTGTTGCGGCCAAGCCCGACGGCAATGGCGGACGCAGCGGGGGCTTCAAGACCCTGATCAATACCGGACCGGACGGCGGCCAGGAGGTCTACCATCTGCACTTGCATATGTACGGCGGCAAGCGTCCGTGGCGCGGCCTTGGCACCTGA
- a CDS encoding PHB depolymerase family esterase translates to MALTFQRAALAACMALAAAGPASAQLQAGPGAWSANQTWATDTTNGGALTGYYYWPATAPLLAGKRALVLVLHGCAQTAANDVIASTGDAGYNWKAAADQYGAVILAPNATGNLYGAHCWDWAATNRSRSYGHNAVLLDLINRFVSNPQYAIDPKQVYVTGLSSGGAKTMVMGCVAPDIFAGIGINAGPAPTVSTSQISMVPSGTTSTSVANSCTSWAGASASHFANQVAGVVWGTNDYTVAQAYGPLNAAAMRHVYGGSYTKGATSAVPTGGSNVPHLDANGKPRTSEMTVTGMGHAWPAGAGGQNSNYVDATKVNYPAFVMDFWFKNNLRVARAAPPSMSSCSAGVSGSTITVNGAATDTAGAISSYRVVLSGPTPVDDSAAGSGASFSKAYAARADGYYSGTVTATNNATGLSSSACSIPQFLVGSAPALLAPAGLAVGARTASSIALSWNASSGATGYNVYRNGSKVNGTPLTSMGYLDAGLAASTSYTYQVSSTGNGVESAKSAGVTGSTTSGFVCSTTTASNYAHVTAGRAHNSGGYALANGSNQNMGLYNTFYTTTLAQTAAGYYVIGNCP, encoded by the coding sequence ATGGCATTGACCTTCCAACGGGCCGCGCTTGCCGCCTGCATGGCGCTGGCCGCCGCCGGGCCGGCGTCCGCCCAACTCCAGGCCGGACCCGGCGCCTGGAGCGCCAACCAGACCTGGGCCACCGACACCACCAATGGCGGCGCCCTCACCGGCTACTACTACTGGCCGGCGACCGCACCTCTACTTGCCGGCAAGCGCGCGCTGGTGCTGGTGCTGCACGGCTGCGCCCAGACCGCCGCCAACGACGTCATCGCCAGCACGGGCGACGCCGGCTACAACTGGAAGGCGGCCGCCGACCAGTACGGCGCCGTGATCCTGGCGCCCAACGCCACCGGCAACCTGTACGGCGCCCACTGCTGGGACTGGGCCGCCACCAACCGCAGCCGCAGCTACGGACACAACGCGGTGCTGCTGGACCTGATCAACCGTTTTGTGAGCAACCCGCAGTATGCGATCGACCCGAAGCAGGTCTACGTCACCGGCCTGTCCTCGGGCGGCGCCAAGACCATGGTGATGGGCTGCGTGGCGCCCGACATCTTCGCCGGCATCGGCATCAACGCCGGGCCGGCGCCGACCGTATCGACCTCGCAGATCTCGATGGTCCCGTCGGGCACCACCTCGACCAGCGTGGCCAACAGCTGCACCAGCTGGGCCGGCGCCAGCGCCAGCCACTTCGCGAACCAGGTCGCGGGCGTGGTCTGGGGCACCAACGACTACACCGTGGCGCAAGCCTACGGCCCGCTCAACGCGGCGGCCATGCGCCATGTCTACGGCGGCAGCTACACCAAGGGCGCAACCAGCGCGGTGCCGACCGGCGGCAGCAACGTGCCCCACCTCGACGCCAACGGCAAGCCGCGCACCTCGGAGATGACGGTCACCGGCATGGGTCATGCCTGGCCGGCCGGCGCCGGTGGCCAGAACAGCAACTACGTCGATGCGACCAAGGTCAACTACCCGGCCTTCGTGATGGACTTCTGGTTCAAGAACAATTTGCGGGTGGCGCGTGCGGCGCCGCCGAGCATGAGCTCATGCAGCGCCGGCGTCTCCGGCTCGACGATCACCGTGAACGGCGCCGCCACCGACACGGCGGGCGCGATCAGCAGCTATCGCGTGGTGCTCAGCGGCCCGACCCCGGTGGATGACAGCGCCGCCGGCAGCGGCGCCAGCTTCAGCAAGGCCTACGCGGCACGCGCCGACGGTTATTATTCCGGCACGGTCACCGCGACCAACAACGCGACCGGGCTGAGCTCCAGCGCCTGCAGCATTCCGCAGTTCCTGGTCGGGTCCGCGCCCGCGCTACTTGCGCCGGCCGGCCTGGCGGTCGGCGCCCGCACCGCCAGCAGCATCGCCCTGAGCTGGAACGCGTCGAGCGGCGCCACCGGCTACAACGTCTACCGCAACGGTAGCAAGGTAAACGGCACGCCGCTGACGAGCATGGGCTACCTTGACGCCGGCCTGGCGGCATCGACCAGCTACACCTACCAGGTATCCAGCACCGGCAACGGCGTGGAGAGCGCGAAGTCGGCCGGCGTGACCGGCAGCACCACCTCGGGCTTCGTCTGCAGCACGACCACGGCCAGCAACTACGCCCACGTGACCGCCGGCCGGGCGCACAACAGCGGCGGCTATGCGCTGGCCAACGGCTCGAACCAGAACATGGGCCTGTACAACACCTTCTACACGACGACGCTGGCGCAGACGGCGGCCGGCTACTACGTGATCGGCAACTGTCCGTAA
- the tatA gene encoding Sec-independent protein translocase subunit TatA, with protein MGSMSIWHWVVVLVIVMLVFGTKKLGNMGSDIGKAVKGFKDGVKGEEDKANPGQSSTQPQQQVSDKSTIDVETREKTRH; from the coding sequence ATGGGTTCGATGAGTATTTGGCACTGGGTCGTGGTCCTGGTCATCGTGATGCTGGTGTTCGGCACCAAAAAGCTCGGCAATATGGGTTCCGACATCGGCAAGGCGGTGAAGGGCTTCAAGGATGGTGTCAAGGGCGAGGAAGACAAGGCCAACCCGGGCCAGTCGAGCACCCAGCCGCAGCAGCAGGTGAGCGACAAGTCCACCATCGATGTGGAAACCCGCGAAAAGACCCGTCATTAA
- the tatB gene encoding Sec-independent protein translocase subunit TatB, with amino-acid sequence MIDLGLSKLAIIGVVALIVIGPEKLPKVARMAGTLYGRAQRYLHDVKSEVSREIELDELRNLHKEVHESAQSFKSEVEQSMSSHVDEVEALWDDREHTSSSRSSSSSAFVSTADIERKARDFRRKKLVRTSSVPAWYKHRNGGKTHVLSGAARVRKYRPGPGPGASKSKTSFF; translated from the coding sequence ATGATCGATCTCGGACTATCGAAGCTGGCGATCATCGGCGTTGTTGCCCTGATCGTGATCGGCCCTGAAAAGCTGCCGAAGGTGGCGCGCATGGCGGGCACCCTGTACGGGCGCGCCCAGCGCTACCTGCACGACGTCAAGTCCGAGGTCAGCCGCGAAATCGAGCTCGACGAACTGCGCAACCTGCACAAGGAAGTGCACGAGAGCGCGCAATCGTTCAAGTCCGAGGTCGAGCAGTCCATGTCCAGCCACGTCGACGAAGTCGAAGCGCTGTGGGACGACAGGGAACACACGTCCTCGTCGAGGTCCTCGTCCTCGTCCGCCTTCGTCAGCACCGCCGACATCGAGCGCAAGGCGCGCGATTTCCGCCGCAAGAAGCTGGTGCGCACATCCAGCGTCCCGGCCTGGTACAAGCACCGCAACGGCGGCAAGACCCATGTGCTGTCGGGCGCCGCGCGCGTGCGCAAATATCGGCCTGGCCCCGGTCCCGGTGCCAGCAAATCCAAGACTTCCTTTTTCTAG
- a CDS encoding phosphoribosyl-ATP diphosphatase, protein MSETLARLAAIIESRKPEAGGDPATSYVAKLFSKGDDAILKKIGEEATETVMAAKDARVSGDASKLLYETADLWFHTMVLLAQFGLSPQQVIDELGRREGVSGIDEKAARKE, encoded by the coding sequence ATGAGCGAAACCCTGGCCCGCCTTGCGGCCATCATCGAGTCGCGCAAGCCCGAGGCCGGCGGCGACCCTGCAACTTCCTATGTCGCCAAGCTGTTCAGCAAGGGCGACGACGCCATCCTCAAGAAGATCGGCGAGGAAGCCACCGAAACCGTGATGGCGGCCAAGGACGCGCGCGTCTCCGGCGACGCCTCCAAGCTGCTGTACGAGACCGCCGACCTGTGGTTCCACACCATGGTGCTGCTGGCGCAGTTCGGCTTGAGCCCGCAACAGGTAATCGACGAACTGGGGCGCCGCGAAGGCGTGTCGGGGATCGACGAGAAAGCCGCCCGCAAGGAATAA
- the tatC gene encoding twin-arginine translocase subunit TatC, whose translation MTEEAAGEETFISHLVELRDRLVKASIGIAIVCAALFIWPGPAQVYDLLAAPMIASLPPGAKMIATGVVSPFLVPMKVTLLLAFILSLPWVFYQLWAFVAPGLYAHEKRLVLPLVISSSLLFIGGVAFCYFFVFGRVFHFIGEFAPTSIAVMPDIENYLDFVMSMCLAFGATFEVPVVVVILVRMGIVSIEKLRSIRSYVIVGAFVIAAIVTPPDVVSQLALAIPMCLLYELGLIVAPIFARVTRAPEEHA comes from the coding sequence ATGACCGAAGAAGCCGCAGGCGAAGAAACCTTCATTTCCCACCTGGTCGAACTGCGTGACCGCCTGGTCAAGGCATCGATCGGGATCGCCATCGTCTGCGCCGCCCTGTTCATCTGGCCGGGCCCCGCACAGGTCTACGACCTGCTGGCCGCGCCGATGATCGCCTCGCTGCCGCCCGGCGCCAAGATGATCGCCACCGGCGTGGTGTCTCCTTTCCTGGTCCCGATGAAGGTGACCTTGCTGCTGGCCTTCATCCTGTCGTTGCCCTGGGTGTTCTACCAGTTGTGGGCCTTTGTCGCGCCCGGCCTGTACGCGCACGAGAAGCGCCTGGTGCTGCCGCTGGTGATCTCGTCCTCGCTGCTGTTCATCGGCGGCGTGGCGTTCTGCTACTTCTTCGTGTTCGGACGCGTGTTCCATTTCATCGGCGAGTTCGCGCCCACGTCCATCGCGGTGATGCCCGACATCGAGAACTACCTCGATTTCGTCATGTCGATGTGCCTGGCCTTCGGCGCGACCTTCGAAGTGCCGGTGGTGGTGGTGATCCTGGTGCGCATGGGAATCGTCAGCATCGAGAAGCTGCGCTCGATCCGCTCCTACGTGATCGTCGGCGCCTTCGTCATCGCCGCCATCGTGACCCCGCCGGACGTGGTCAGCCAGCTGGCGCTGGCCATCCCGATGTGCCTGCTCTACGAGCTGGGCCTGATCGTGGCGCCGATCTTCGCGCGCGTCACGCGTGCTCCCGAAGAACACGCGTAA
- the hisA gene encoding 1-(5-phosphoribosyl)-5-[(5-phosphoribosylamino)methylideneamino]imidazole-4-carboxamide isomerase — protein sequence MLLIPAIDLKDGHCVRLKQGDMDLATVFSEDPADMALHWLKKGARRLHLVDLNGAFAGKPKNESAIKSILQTVQEYAEEMGIDEIPVQLGGGIRDLDTIERYLDDGITYIIVGTAAVKNPGFLHDACGAFPGAIIVGLDAKDGKVATDGWSKMSGHEVIDLAKKFEGYGVESIVYTDIGRDGMMGGVNIEATVKLAQAVKIPVIASGGVHNLADVEALCAVQDEGIEGVICGRSIYEGTLDLASAQERADELTEGAKA from the coding sequence ATGCTGCTGATTCCTGCCATCGACCTGAAAGACGGTCACTGCGTTCGCCTGAAACAGGGCGACATGGACCTCGCCACCGTGTTTTCCGAAGACCCCGCCGACATGGCGCTGCACTGGCTCAAGAAGGGCGCGCGCCGCTTGCACCTGGTCGACCTGAACGGTGCCTTCGCGGGCAAGCCGAAGAACGAGAGCGCGATCAAGTCGATCCTGCAAACCGTGCAGGAATATGCCGAAGAAATGGGCATCGACGAGATCCCGGTCCAGCTCGGCGGCGGCATCCGCGACCTCGACACCATCGAGCGCTACCTCGATGACGGCATCACCTACATCATCGTCGGCACCGCCGCCGTGAAGAACCCGGGCTTCCTGCACGACGCCTGCGGCGCCTTCCCCGGCGCGATCATCGTCGGCCTGGACGCCAAGGACGGCAAGGTCGCCACCGACGGCTGGAGCAAGATGTCGGGCCACGAAGTCATCGACCTGGCCAAGAAGTTCGAAGGCTACGGCGTCGAATCGATCGTCTACACCGACATCGGCCGCGACGGCATGATGGGCGGCGTGAACATCGAAGCGACCGTCAAGCTGGCCCAGGCCGTGAAGATCCCGGTCATCGCCTCGGGCGGCGTGCACAACCTGGCCGACGTCGAAGCGCTGTGCGCGGTGCAGGACGAAGGCATCGAGGGCGTGATCTGCGGCCGCTCGATCTACGAAGGCACGCTCGACCTGGCATCGGCTCAGGAACGGGCCGATGAACTGACTGAAGGGGCAAAGGCCTAA
- a CDS encoding DUF885 domain-containing protein: MMKTKIALAVLLASFALAPASAKPTKSTKGKAKAAKVVKSKTKKVKAPVRKKAVAAAAPRASEMRLDRRFDSMSMQYLTALWRVDPEGGIYVGKFDQAANLTIPDAATRARKLAFANEWLAKFNKLNTRQLSARQRTDLALLVNKLEKDRWNLTTWREYEWNPALYNIAQPLDLILNTEYAATPQRLRTILKRLAGVPAFYEAAQASIVNPTREHTQLAIAQAPGTIAVLADLGKAAQESILTPQEKAIFALRVANAGTAVLGYVDFLSALDKKAADGSVKPRPFRAGKELYEQKFALEIQSSSSAEQTFRKALATREELLARMDAISDELWPRYLAGVAKPRDRFQKIGMMIDKLSERHVARENFLPEIRRQIPALHKFVTEKNLLTLDADKPLEVRETPMYQRGVAGASIDAPGPYRPKDKTYYNVTPLDSLPPAQAESSLREYNEWILQILNIHEAIPGHYAQLVYANRSPSLVKSLFGNGAMVEGWAVYGERMMLENGYGDNAPEMWLMYSKWNLRSVTNTILDYGVHVLGMQQPEAIDLLVRQAFQTRQEADEKWRRVQLTSVQLTSYYSGYEQIMALRERRKQQLGERFDLKEFHDQFLSYGNAPVKMIAELMQ; encoded by the coding sequence ATGATGAAAACCAAGATCGCGCTGGCAGTCCTGCTGGCGAGTTTCGCGCTGGCGCCGGCCAGCGCCAAGCCCACCAAGTCCACCAAGGGCAAGGCAAAAGCCGCCAAGGTGGTCAAGTCGAAAACCAAGAAAGTGAAGGCCCCGGTCCGCAAGAAGGCGGTGGCCGCTGCGGCGCCACGGGCGTCCGAAATGCGCCTCGACCGTCGCTTCGATTCCATGAGCATGCAGTACCTGACCGCCCTGTGGCGCGTCGATCCGGAAGGCGGCATCTACGTCGGCAAGTTCGACCAGGCCGCCAACCTGACCATCCCGGACGCGGCCACCCGCGCCAGGAAGCTGGCCTTTGCCAACGAGTGGCTGGCCAAGTTCAACAAGCTCAATACCAGGCAGTTGTCGGCGCGTCAGCGCACCGACCTGGCCCTGCTGGTGAACAAGCTGGAGAAAGACCGCTGGAACCTGACGACCTGGCGCGAGTACGAGTGGAACCCGGCGCTGTACAACATCGCCCAGCCGCTCGACCTGATTCTGAACACCGAATACGCCGCCACCCCGCAGCGCCTGCGCACCATCCTCAAGCGCCTGGCCGGCGTGCCGGCCTTCTACGAGGCGGCGCAGGCCTCGATCGTCAACCCGACCCGCGAGCACACCCAGCTCGCCATCGCGCAGGCGCCGGGCACCATCGCGGTGCTGGCCGACCTGGGCAAGGCGGCGCAGGAGTCGATCCTGACCCCGCAGGAAAAGGCGATCTTTGCGCTACGCGTCGCCAATGCCGGTACCGCGGTGCTGGGCTACGTCGACTTCCTGAGCGCGCTCGACAAGAAAGCCGCGGACGGCAGCGTCAAGCCGCGTCCGTTCCGCGCCGGGAAGGAACTGTACGAGCAGAAGTTCGCGCTCGAGATCCAGTCCTCCAGCAGCGCCGAGCAGACCTTCCGCAAGGCCCTGGCCACCCGCGAAGAGCTGCTCGCCCGCATGGACGCCATCTCGGACGAACTGTGGCCGCGCTACCTGGCAGGCGTGGCCAAGCCGCGCGACCGCTTCCAGAAGATCGGCATGATGATCGACAAGCTGTCCGAGCGCCACGTCGCGCGCGAGAACTTCCTGCCCGAGATCCGCCGCCAGATCCCGGCGCTGCACAAGTTCGTCACCGAGAAAAACCTGCTCACGCTGGACGCCGACAAGCCGCTCGAAGTGCGCGAGACCCCGATGTACCAGCGCGGCGTGGCCGGCGCCAGCATCGACGCCCCGGGTCCCTACCGTCCCAAGGACAAGACGTATTACAACGTCACCCCGCTCGACAGCCTGCCCCCGGCACAGGCCGAGAGCAGCCTGCGCGAGTACAACGAATGGATCCTGCAGATCCTGAACATCCACGAAGCCATCCCCGGCCACTATGCGCAGCTGGTGTATGCGAACCGCTCGCCCTCGCTGGTGAAATCCCTGTTCGGGAACGGCGCCATGGTCGAGGGCTGGGCCGTGTACGGCGAGCGCATGATGCTGGAGAACGGCTACGGCGACAACGCGCCCGAGATGTGGCTGATGTACTCGAAGTGGAACCTGCGCAGCGTGACCAACACCATCCTCGACTATGGCGTCCACGTGCTCGGCATGCAGCAGCCCGAAGCGATCGACCTGCTGGTGCGCCAGGCCTTCCAGACGCGCCAGGAAGCCGACGAGAAGTGGCGCCGGGTGCAGCTCACTTCGGTGCAGCTGACCAGCTACTACAGCGGCTACGAGCAGATCATGGCACTGCGCGAGCGCCGCAAGCAGCAGCTCGGCGAACGCTTCGACCTGAAGGAATTCCATGACCAGTTCCTCAGCTACGGCAATGCGCCGGTAAAAATGATCGCTGAGCTGATGCAGTAA